A portion of the Glycine max cultivar Williams 82 chromosome 10, Glycine_max_v4.0, whole genome shotgun sequence genome contains these proteins:
- the LOC100500600 gene encoding photosynthetic NDH subunit of subcomplex B 5-like, translated as MALCSSLSLVSPIKLTSKSFLSPTPVSWHGILIKNNTSTRFLLKAGFNEIEPDLSEDPRDQFATNGVDADDFVYGIYDDHHTYHEGEQKGTFWGSIKEEMAEAEPPTGFQGLISWLFPPAIALGVYFNVPGEYLYIGAGIFTIIFCIIEMDKPDKPHHFEPHIYNMERGARDKLINDYNTMSIWEFNEKYGDLWDTTIPIKKDDIMKR; from the exons ATGGCGCTATGTTCCTCACTCTCACTTGTCTCTCCCATCAAACTCACTTCCAAGTCCTTCTTATCTCCAACACCAGTCAGTTGGCATGGCATCTTGATAAAGAATAACACCTCAACAAGATTCTTGCTGAAAGCTGGTTTTAATGAGATTGAACCTGACCTCAGTGAAGATCCTAGAGACCAATTTGCCACCAATGGCGTTGACGCT GATGATTTTGTGTATGGAATATATGATGACCACCACACTTACCATGAAGGAGAACAGAAag GAACATTTTGGGGCTCAATTAAAGAAGAGATGGCAGAAGCAGAACCCCCCACAGGATTCCAGG GGCTTATTTCATGGCTCTTCCCACCAGCCATTGCTCTTGGGGTGTACTTCAATGTTCCG GGGGAGTACTTATACATTGGAGCAGGCATATTTACAATCATATTTTGCATTATTGAGATGGATAAACCTGATAAACCCCATCACTTTGAACCTCACATATACAATATGGAAAGGGGAGCTCGAGACAAGTTGATAAATGACTATAATACAATGAGCATATGGGaattcaatgaaaaatatgGGGACCTATGGGATACTACTATTCCTATCAAGAAGGATGACATTATGAAGAGATAA